The Halichoerus grypus chromosome 14, mHalGry1.hap1.1, whole genome shotgun sequence genome contains a region encoding:
- the IFNK gene encoding interferon kappa, translated as MSTKPDMFRTCLWPACLVGLLITGILSLDCDLLHFHLKKVTWQNLRLLSSTSSSFPIECLQETTAFELPQEILSHTQPVKRYIKEAFYEMSIQAFNIFSQHTFKSTWEKDYLKQIQIGLYQQLQYLEQCLEEEEKEKEDSKEMEEHRMNWSGAMVSQLSNLELRRYFNRIDNFLKEKKYSHCAWEIIRVEIRRCFYYFQKFAVLLRKK; from the coding sequence atgagcactaAGCCTGACATGTTTCGGACGTGTTTGTGGCCTGCATGCCTTGTGGGTCTGCTCATCACTGGCATCCTCTCTCTGGACTGTGACTTGCTGCATTTTCACCTGAAGAAAGTCACCTGGCAAAATCTGAGACTTCTGAGCAGTACGAGCAGTTCATTTCCCATAGAGTGCCTACAAGAAACCACAGCTTTTGAGTTGCCCCAAGAGATCCTATCACACACCCAGCCTGTGAAAAGGTACATCAAGGAGGCCTTCTATGAAATGTCCATACAGGCCTTCAACATCTTCAGTCAGCACACCTTCAAATCCACTTGGGAAAAGGACTATCTGAAACAAATCCAAATTGGACTCTATCAGCAGCTGCAGTACTTGGAACAATGcttggaggaagaggagaaagaaaaggaagactcCAAAGAGATGGAAGAGCACAGAATGAACTGGTCAGGAGCTATGGTCTCCCAGCTGAGCAACCTAGAACTGAGGAGATATTTCAATAGGATAGACAACttcctgaaagaaaagaaatacagtcaCTGTGCCTGGGAAATCATCCGAGTGGAAATCAGAAGATGTTTCTACTACTTTCAGAAATTTGCAGTACTACTCAGGAAGAAATAA